The nucleotide sequence GCGGACTAGTTTGCTTTATTTTcgtttatttgtttgtgtgtttcaaagTCATCTGCTCGCTTCCCCCGTTTCTATTTAATTCACCCAGTGAACCCCAACTACGCTGCTAGACCAGGCCTAAGGTGTCATTGGTTTGCAGTGAAGTTAAATCACGCTCAAGACAACACCGCGTGTTTCAGTGTGTGGTGGAATTCACCCTTTGTTCTGGTGGCGATAGCGGGGAAGTTCCTGGGATGAGAGCGCCGGGGTTTGTTACTGTTTGATCGCCAGTATCACCCCGGtacaggaggtctggaccaCCTCTCCGTTTAAAGGGTCCGAGCCCACAGCTGTAGTACTTTTCACCCAACTTATAGTTTCTGCGGCTTGttataagctggtggcgaggAGACtcgcctagctactaactgcCTACTTCCAGATGCCCACCCTGCTACCACTGGTGCCAAACCCAACCGAGTAGCCCTACGGGCCGGgtatgatcaccagtcacacctgttaacggcagctctcctcttaaagatgGTGTTAGGAAATTATTTCGTGGCTTtgtaagccccaagggtctgttaatttgagaggctgaaataacctttaagaaccttatAATCTTTAACACACAATGACCTAGTATTTTACTTTAACTGAGAATCACAGAACCAATGTCCACAATTTAACCTTAGATGCAATTTATAAACTTTATTGAGCACAGTTTTAGCAAGGGCATAGCATACAGCATATCATATTATAATCTATAAAACAATGTAATCAAtcttaaaaagtaattaaagtaGATCTAGAATaagtaactcactgattcctgtATTAAGTTCTGCAACCGGTCACTGAGATAGGTGAATAATgtggaaagagagatggaggggttggcagcttggccttagctgaccgATTCAGGCCAGTCCCGTGAGGGGCGAGCCTCCTGACCCCGTACAAAGTCCCGGAGGACCCCCGCCCGAATCACAGTTCCTCTTTTTGGCCTGGCGAACTATGGCCAAATCCTCTactgcagagggagaaaataacAATCCTTGTAGAACTCCTCTTGCCTCGAGTCCTCTTAGCAGCAAATAGTCTCCAAGATTCCTTCGTTCTAGTGAATAAAAGTTCGCAGAATCCAGTTCTCTTGATGATGGCCGAGGAGGGGTCTTCTttaggtgatgatccaccgaTGGTCAGCGAAGAGTCCGAATAAGTTGTCTGGTACATCACCTTTTATCTGGTTTTGGCCagctctcccccctccctctctgacttCCTTCACCAAACTACTTTTGAAAATGCTAGCTCCGGCAATGCTGTGTTGCAATCCttcttgtcttctctctttacCAATAGTGATTGCACCCATCCTACATACCGCTTCTTTCaatcattcttattcttagTTACCTTTGATACTATTAATCATCACTTTTAGTAATATTATTGGTACAGTTATTCTTTAACTTTCACACTTTGAATTACAATGAACTGTTTAATTCACAAATCATGACTTTCATACTCTCATACCAATCTTTCAGTGTGCTATTGAACTTCCCCTTTTCTAAGACCGGACAGGCTCtctggtactttccagtcatgtcacaatctTTCCATCCTTGCTCAATCACAGTGTCATATGATTTTATATGCatttcatccacacacacacatagtacaTTGATCATaatgcttcacattatattgattgatttttaaatgattcattaaaACTGTGCATCTTACAACCATGGGGAGAATCTCGCATTAGATCCTCTCTTTTGGCGCTGGGAGTGGGTAGATCTCAACCTTTCTTGACATTTCAGAGTTAGTTACTTAACCTCTCTTGATATTTCAGTGACTCTGAATTTCCttctttttattatattttggaGCTTGGTGCCACTGGAGCTGGCTGCTACAGAGCAACTGTTGTAACCAATGTCAGTTATTCCACCTTTTAAATCTGTAGCCAGTCTGTAATATTGTTCCTCAGTGTTTCTCAGTGGTTCTGGACAATATTTAGTTTCTGCTTTGTGTtcagtttcacagtttgttGCAGCCTGGGACAGAAATTGTTACCTTCATTCTAACAAGCCTCTATTGACCTGTACcttgaaatgtaaaaagaaaaaaaacattcaggttGTTTTgatctgtctctttgtggtcattgtACCTCTTTTCTTCGAATTTGTGTTGTCTGTAGCCATTTTGAAGCCTTTTTGCATTACTTTGTTCTCATTCTCCGCTCTGGACCACTGTCTGTCCATCCAGTAATTACAAGAAGGAGCTACATGTAGGTTTTCTTATTGCTACACAGCAAacttaacagctgtttactcaccagtgtATAAGAAACATTTCAGCTTCAAACTTCACTCTTTTATTCACTAAAAACTGTCTCAACCTCTGAAATATCATGTGCTTTCTAAAATGAAGCCTCAgtactgaaatgtctcaactaCTGTGAATCACTGATCATTTTCATGAAATGCATTGTCATTCTGATCTgattatttctgctttaaatcaatatttcttCAGTGTTAGAGGATGTTTCACTGTATGGCAGGGTGTattcagtgaaaagaaaaaagcatgtTTCTATTTCTCAAAGTAAAGCACTGACAGTGATGAAGTGAAGGAGTTTCATAAGTGAAAGTCTCATATTCAAGCACAAGTACTTGTTGTGGTTTAGAGGgacttcctgtttttaaagtATGAGGACAGGAAGCCACCATTTTCCTGGCTacagatgaggaggatgaaaactctgtgtctgtgtgtgtgtgtgtgtgtgtgtgtgtgtgtttattacttCCTGTTCTGTCAGTATTGTGTGTGACTCTTGAGCAGACCTGTCCAGATTCATGTCTCTGAGCCCTGAGTCACTGTTACAGGTTTACGTCCCAGACTGACCAAAGCCCAGTGATTGTGTAGAGGAAGACGatggcagagcagagcagagtatCCACGTctttgaacaaacacaatccTCAGTAATGATCCTTAAGCTACAAGGTAAGAGAACGACTACAAACATCTTAATATTTTTGTCCAGCATCTTGTGTCTGTTTAAATGGCCAGTGGTAGAGAGGGCTCACTCACCACAGAGGTTACAGGTTGCTAATCAGTGACTCCGCAGTTCCCCAAACAGGATCAGGAGGGCAGGAGGTGGTTTGCAGTCACAGatctctgcagctctggaggTAGAACTACCTGCAGAGAGCAACAGGAAGAGAGACGAGAGAGCACAAAGCTACACGAGAGAGGATGTTGAGTTAGAATGAGGCATTCATGAGATGTGAATAGATatagatggaggaggagagagggagagagctcagtgcatcatgggaagtccCCCAGCAGTCTTGGCCTGTAGCAGCATAACGAAGGGATGGTTCAGGCCTTACCCAGTCCTAAAAGAGGTGCAGTGTCTGCCTGCTGGACCCAAAGTGGATGAAGGGCTGCATGGTgtctgaccattaagggctttgtaggtgaggaggaggatttaaaaTTGTATTCTTAATCTTACAGAGAGCCCATGGTGAGAAGCtaaatatgatctcttttcctTGTTCCTGTCAATAATCGTGCAGCAGAGTCTTTAAGACTTGTTGAGGCAGCCTGATAATTACAGTTTTCCAGAATAGAAGGAACAAATGCACAGACTAGTTCTTCTTTCTTCATAAAATAATGGGACATTTAACCACTTTTATGACTGATTTAATGATTAATGTTCATTCGAGACTCTTTAGAGACTCGTGACCCTCCGTCCATggctgttgtcagtgtgttttttcagtttgttttaatgatgCAGAGATGTGTCTtcagttttctctcctgctgttctCCTTCAGCTGCTAACTGCTTTCTTTATGGTGGTTAGAAACTGCACCTTAGAGGCTGAGTAATGACTGAGTTCATTATTCTGTGTCTCCAGTGCTACAGGTTTACCAAGGTGAGTGATTTGGAAGAAGAGGAGTACAGAGCAGAGTCTGTATCATCCATCTCTGAATCTATGGAGAGTGACCAGACCAGAGAAGACCCTCCAGGTTTCAGTAATGAACCTCAACCCCCAGACACAGAGTAAGACTCTCTTTCTACTAGTCCCAGATAGTCCCAGATCCAAACCCGTCCAGAAGACACAGATCTGATTGGCACTAATGACACAGCTGATTACTGTTTGCAAGTTAACATTAATTTACAAGTGTTAAAACAGAACTTTGTAATAATCTGGGGATtaggtttttttatttaaaaagaaatgtgttcCTGTccacagagaggggaagaggagtgatgtttctgtggagcagcagctgtcCTGCTGTGCCTTGTGCCAGGATGTCCTGAAGGATCCAGTCTCTACCAGCTGTGGACACTGGTTCTGCAGACAGTGCATCACCTCATACTGGGACCAGTCTGGTCCATCAGGAGACTCCTCCTGTCCCCAGTGTGGACAAAGATCCAGAACAAgacctggactgcagacagccagtcagaccagcactgtacaaagtaagactgaacatctgtctgctgatgtcttcatttctgaaaacaggacttgttgttttctacagagTCATTTGTTCtatcacacagctctgacatttaagaTGATTCTACAgagcacaacatgaaaaagcttttctctgcttgtttttctgtagCTGATGTAAAGAATCATCAGATTGTCAGATTGTCTttagtctgacagtgtttgttgtctttcagcagatagtggtctgcaggaggttttagatgaacataagatcagtctgaggaggagatgtgaacgtgtgactgaaggaactgatggaacaggaagtagaaccctcctcaacaggatctacactgagctctacatcacagagggacagagtgaagaggttaatacccaacatgaggtgaggcagctggagacagcttccaagaagaagaccctccatgacactccaatcaggtgccaggacatctttaaagccttacctgaccaacagagactcatcagagtggttctgaccaacggcgttgctggtgttggaaaaaccttctcagtgcagaagttcactctggactgggcagagggcttggaaaaccaagatgtcagtctgctggttctgctttcgttcagggagctgaacctgatcagagatgagcagtacagtcttctcacgctgctccatgttttccatccaacattacagaaggtcacagcagagaagctggctgtctgtaaagttctgttcatctttgacggcctggatgaaagcagactttcactggatttcaacaactggaaggttgtgtctgacgtcacacagaagtcatcggtcaacgagctgctgacaaacctcatccaggggaatctgcttccctcggctctggtctggataacttccagacctgcagcggccaatcagatccctccttcatgtgttgacagggtaacagaagtacgaggcttcactgacccacagaaggaggagtacttcaggaggagatccagtgatgaagagctgtccaacagaaccatctcacacatcaagacctccaggagcctccacatcatgtgtcaaatcccagtcttctgctggatcgctgctacagttctggagcacatgttgactacagagcagagaggagagctgcccaagaccatGACTGACCTGttctcacacttcctgctggttcagacaaagaggaagaagaacaagtacgatgagggacatgagacgagtcgacaggagctgacggaggctgacagggaagttcttctgaagctggggaggctggcgtttgaacaactggagaaaggaaacatcatgttctaccaagaagacctggagcattgtggtcttgatgtgacagaggccttggtgtactcaggagtttgtacagagatcttcaaaagagagagtgtgatcttccagaaaacagtctactgctttgttcatctgagcgttcaggagtttctggctgcagtctacatgttccactgtttcaccaacaggaagacacaggTAATGAAGGATTTTGGATGGAATCAAGATGAGGAACATGATGAGAGTGACTTGTCATCCCcagaagatgaaaatgaagatgatgatgatgatgatgatgatgatgatggtcaATATTCTGATAGTGACAGTGACCCATCTCTGGATGTCTTCCTGAGGAGAGCCATTAAGAAATCtcttcaaagtaaaaatggccacctggacctgtttgttcgcttccttcatggcctctctctggaatccaaccagagactcttaggaggtctgctgggtcagacggagaacagtccagaaatcatccagagagccatcaacaacctgaaggaCATAAGAATGCACCGTATCTCTCCAGATAGGAAcatcaacatcttccactgtctgatggagatgaacgaccactcagtccatcaggagatccaagagttcctgaagtcagagaacagatcagagaaGTTCCTCTCTGAGATCCActgctcagctctggcctacatgctgcagatgtcagaggaggttctggatgagCTGGACCTGGACAAGTACAATACGTCAGCGGCGGGACGACGgagactgatcccagctgtgaggaactgcagaaAGGCTCGGTGAGTCCAGACACGATCATTAACATCATCAATCAGTCAATTCAGTCAATTTCAGATACAAACAGTATCAAATTATTCTCATCACTCTTGGTTTTTCAGTTGGTTGTGAAGtcaataaaatcagttttattcataaaCCTACTGTGTCGTTTTGAGTCTTTCTGggttcatccctctctcctgaacacaatatctcagaAATGACTTCAGAGAATTTCTTGAAATTTGATACAAACTTGATTTACTTGGAGTCAGGATGAACTGACTAGATTTTGATGgacacaggtcaaaggtcaaggtcactgcaGTAgcacacatttttggccataacttcattcacaaataaaactgcaactggactgcTTGGTAGAGGCGTACAACTGGCTTCATTCTgactttcattttcttcctctcaactgcaaaacaaagattCCTATCCAAAGTATGCAGGACTGGGAGACAGTGATGAGAATTAGTGTGTCAtgtcaaacacaataaaatgacaTGAGCTGAGCCACAGATGTGAAGAGTAGCTGTTGATCATGTTGTCATCATATTCATTGAgtgtattttaattacattttcaagttGATTTTATTctaacatattttatattttgtctaATCACAGATTCAATAACTGTGGACTCTTAGAGATTCACTGTGAAGttgtggcctcagctctgaagtccaacccctcccatctgacagaactggacctgagtgacaaCTGGTTCCTAGAGGATTCAGGAGTAAAGATACTGTCCTgtggactggagagtccaaactgtagactggagactcttAGGTCAGTTAACtgactggattttttttgtatACATTCAATTAAAATCTTTGAAATTTCAGTTTCTCATTGGTTCAAACATTTTTGTGGCTTCTGTGTGAAGatctttttaaaatcagctctACAAAAAAATAGGTCTTCTGTCTGCTCAGCCTGAGTTTGTATAGATGGAgcctgtggtggagctgcagagtttaagagctgaagtcactacatctttattgaagcagcagcatgttgtcattaatattaatgagagctgtttttctcttgacTGTTTTTAAGCTGCATCCTGTTGGGTTCTcgtgtttggagtttccagtttctaaacttgttcattctaaaccttcagctctgaacagatgatgaaacactgaatggtttcatgCAGGAATTTTGTCTCCTAAACACATCTTTTGTTCTCGATTCAGACTGAGGTACTGCAGGTTGACGTGGATCAGCTGTGCTCTTCTGATCTtagctctgaagtccaacccctcccatctgagagaactggacttGAGCTACAACGACCTGTatgattcaggagtgaaggagctgtgtggttttctgcagagtccagactgtagactggagactctggggTCAGTTCACTTACTGTTTGAGATCTTATATCTTTAATGCACAAGTTAACCTAATTTATCATCTAAAGAGGAAAAGGAGCTCTCTGTTGTTTTGACATGTTTCACTCCATTAACTGAGATTCTTAGTCTTGTCCTGCTGAGCTGATCTGCAGACCAGGACCAAGACCTTTTATATCAGGActggatatttatttttttagtccAACGTGTCTGATGTGATATTGATCCTCTAGTTAAAGACTTGACTGAGGTCAATACCATGTTATGAATCTGTGTTGACAGGAATATTTTAGAGAAAAGCTCACTGATCAGGACATATTGtattatcaatgatttgatctacatgttttattctttgtttaGATTGAGGTGCTGCTGGTTGTCAGCGATCAGTTGTGCTTccctggtctcagctctgaagtccaacccctcccatctgagagaactggacctgagtagaaatgaaaagctgcaggattcaggagtaaaggagctgtgtggttttctgcagagtccagactgtagactggagactctgaggtcagactccatattttatttctgtgctgagatgaatatgatatgaaagttgtgttgactctaacctgcagacatcaggctcatattatactgatccacactgaggatcttaatggtaaaatctgttttcttcttctgtggtttaaCTCAGTGACTGTTTCTCTTCAAATTTCACctcattgatttttaaaataacaacaaagacaCATTGAATCTGTCAGACAATAACAAATCTATAATCAGTAGCTGTTGGTTTCAAggctctgtaatgtttgtatGGACTGAAATATTCAGAATAACAAGTCCAGGTTAAGTATTTGAGCTCAGCTCAGCAGGTTTTTATGTCTGTTGTTCCATAAACCAGTTAATTTGATATATATTGTAAGTCACTACATctttattgaagcagcagcatgttgtcattaatatcaatgagagctgtttttctctttgtttatttgactgtttttaacctgcatcctcttgggttcaggtgtttggagtttccagtttccAAACTTCTGTATTCTACCTTGTTCAACCACATTAAATGGTTTTAAGCAGgaactttctctcttcttttattgtttattcaggttgatgaactgcagtttgtcagagatcagctgttcttctctggtctcagctctgaagtccaacccctcccatctgaaaGGACTGGAGATGAGTctcaacaagctgcaggattcaggagtgaaggagctgtgtggttttctgcagagtccagactgtagactggagactctgaggtcagttcactgtctgttactgttggagatcttctgtctttaatccacagctgaacctcatttatcttcacacagaacttgaatccattcatttagaatgaatgacattttaaatagtggttgttctatattgtcagttgttctgttctcagactgagaattattccttcaggttcagttcatttcagtcagttgtcatgAATAATAAAGAAGCTGAAAGGACCAGGACCAAGACTTTTGTTATTGGATCAGGACTGGATA is from Lates calcarifer isolate ASB-BC8 linkage group LG13, TLL_Latcal_v3, whole genome shotgun sequence and encodes:
- the LOC108875004 gene encoding protein NLRC3 isoform X2 — translated: MESDQTREDPPGFSNEPQPPDTEEGKRSDVSVEQQLSCCALCQDVLKDPVSTSCGHWFCRQCITSYWDQSGPSGDSSCPQCGQRSRTRPGLQTASQTSTVQNSGLQEVLDEHKISLRRRCERVTEGTDGTGSRTLLNRIYTELYITEGQSEEVNTQHEVRQLETASKKKTLHDTPIRCQDIFKALPDQQRLIRVVLTNGVAGVGKTFSVQKFTLDWAEGLENQDVSLLVLLSFRELNLIRDEQYSLLTLLHVFHPTLQKVTAEKLAVCKVLFIFDGLDESRLSLDFNNWKVVSDVTQKSSVNELLTNLIQGNLLPSALVWITSRPAAANQIPPSCVDRVTEVRGFTDPQKEEYFRRRSSDEELSNRTISHIKTSRSLHIMCQIPVFCWIAATVLEHMLTTEQRGELPKTMTDLFSHFLLVQTKRKKNKYDEGHETSRQELTEADREVLLKLGRLAFEQLEKGNIMFYQEDLEHCGLDVTEALVYSGVCTEIFKRESVIFQKTVYCFVHLSVQEFLAAVYMFHCFTNRKTQVMKDFGWNQDEEHDESDLSSPEDENEDDDDDDDDDDGQYSDSDSDPSLDVFLRRAIKKSLQSKNGHLDLFVRFLHGLSLESNQRLLGGLLGQTENSPEIIQRAINNLKDIRMHRISPDRNINIFHCLMEMNDHSVHQEIQEFLKSENRSEKFLSEIHCSALAYMLQMSEEVLDELDLDKYNTSAAGRRRLIPAVRNCRKARFNNCGLLEIHCEVVASALKSNPSHLTELDLSDNWFLEDSGVKILSCGLESPNCRLETLRLRYCRLTWISCALLILALKSNPSHLRELDLSYNDLYDSGVKELCGFLQSPDCRLETLGLRCCWLSAISCASLVSALKSNPSHLRELDLSRNEKLQDSGVKELCGFLQSPDCRLETLRLMNCSLSEISCSSLVSALKSNPSHLKGLEMSLNKLQDSGVKELCGFLQSPDCRLETLRLMDCSFSGISCSSLASALRSNPSHLRELDLSRNEKLQDSDMKELCDLLESPDCRLETLRVDGREIKASKDKTCHSVKLDPNTADAKPDVSEDDTKKLDVSENDMKKPDVSENDMNLMKPPSSFTPELQTESARVSYRFRCPGPGGFQCTSTGLVFVVDKEAELLYRTVQWDNSLLQTAGKTPAGPLFNIQCPEAAVCELHLPHCETKDALIHEGLLLVIHVTEDGMSFLNPLEITDTHVIVKVPHLSSFGLVWVSEMLGRLWNYMKPVSGHVFLFLRPPNPKTQKQNLNVFLLPSNVPLQEVRTKQQNSLFIEVPSYCRLIINHSYTVHCVKAHKVQPKKIEFDLDVGPNYLPTFQIRLPTNIEEATVTVRDQTDTDVWESEVDVSGQADMSVPAAAGTLSVPAAAGTLSVPAAAAGTLSVPAAAGILSVPAEKMLKSVRTQFISRVSEPVLQKLLDKLLERGVITDDEMDLSGTASRADKARVVMDTVRRKGSEASLALISALCEEDRCLSAELNLT
- the LOC108875004 gene encoding protein NLRC3 isoform X1, encoding MESDQTREDPPGFSNEPQPPDTEEGKRSDVSVEQQLSCCALCQDVLKDPVSTSCGHWFCRQCITSYWDQSGPSGDSSCPQCGQRSRTRPGLQTASQTSTVQTDSGLQEVLDEHKISLRRRCERVTEGTDGTGSRTLLNRIYTELYITEGQSEEVNTQHEVRQLETASKKKTLHDTPIRCQDIFKALPDQQRLIRVVLTNGVAGVGKTFSVQKFTLDWAEGLENQDVSLLVLLSFRELNLIRDEQYSLLTLLHVFHPTLQKVTAEKLAVCKVLFIFDGLDESRLSLDFNNWKVVSDVTQKSSVNELLTNLIQGNLLPSALVWITSRPAAANQIPPSCVDRVTEVRGFTDPQKEEYFRRRSSDEELSNRTISHIKTSRSLHIMCQIPVFCWIAATVLEHMLTTEQRGELPKTMTDLFSHFLLVQTKRKKNKYDEGHETSRQELTEADREVLLKLGRLAFEQLEKGNIMFYQEDLEHCGLDVTEALVYSGVCTEIFKRESVIFQKTVYCFVHLSVQEFLAAVYMFHCFTNRKTQVMKDFGWNQDEEHDESDLSSPEDENEDDDDDDDDDDGQYSDSDSDPSLDVFLRRAIKKSLQSKNGHLDLFVRFLHGLSLESNQRLLGGLLGQTENSPEIIQRAINNLKDIRMHRISPDRNINIFHCLMEMNDHSVHQEIQEFLKSENRSEKFLSEIHCSALAYMLQMSEEVLDELDLDKYNTSAAGRRRLIPAVRNCRKARFNNCGLLEIHCEVVASALKSNPSHLTELDLSDNWFLEDSGVKILSCGLESPNCRLETLRLRYCRLTWISCALLILALKSNPSHLRELDLSYNDLYDSGVKELCGFLQSPDCRLETLGLRCCWLSAISCASLVSALKSNPSHLRELDLSRNEKLQDSGVKELCGFLQSPDCRLETLRLMNCSLSEISCSSLVSALKSNPSHLKGLEMSLNKLQDSGVKELCGFLQSPDCRLETLRLMDCSFSGISCSSLASALRSNPSHLRELDLSRNEKLQDSDMKELCDLLESPDCRLETLRVDGREIKASKDKTCHSVKLDPNTADAKPDVSEDDTKKLDVSENDMKKPDVSENDMNLMKPPSSFTPELQTESARVSYRFRCPGPGGFQCTSTGLVFVVDKEAELLYRTVQWDNSLLQTAGKTPAGPLFNIQCPEAAVCELHLPHCETKDALIHEGLLLVIHVTEDGMSFLNPLEITDTHVIVKVPHLSSFGLVWVSEMLGRLWNYMKPVSGHVFLFLRPPNPKTQKQNLNVFLLPSNVPLQEVRTKQQNSLFIEVPSYCRLIINHSYTVHCVKAHKVQPKKIEFDLDVGPNYLPTFQIRLPTNIEEATVTVRDQTDTDVWESEVDVSGQADMSVPAAAGTLSVPAAAGTLSVPAAAAGTLSVPAAAGILSVPAEKMLKSVRTQFISRVSEPVLQKLLDKLLERGVITDDEMDLSGTASRADKARVVMDTVRRKGSEASLALISALCEEDRCLSAELNLT
- the LOC108875004 gene encoding protein NLRC3 isoform X3, translated to MESDQTREDPPGFSNEPQPPDTEEGKRSDVSVEQQLSCCALCQDVLKDPVSTSCGHWFCRQCITSYWDQSGPSGDSSCPQCGQRSRTRPGLQTASQTSTVQTDSGLQEVLDEHKISLRRRCERVTEGTDGTGSRTLLNRIYTELYITEGQSEEVNTQHEVRQLETASKKKTLHDTPIRCQDIFKALPDQQRLIRVVLTNGVAGVGKTFSVQKFTLDWAEGLENQDVSLLVLLSFRELNLIRDEQYSLLTLLHVFHPTLQKVTAEKLAVCKVLFIFDGLDESRLSLDFNNWKVVSDVTQKSSVNELLTNLIQGNLLPSALVWITSRPAAANQIPPSCVDRVTEVRGFTDPQKEEYFRRRSSDEELSNRTISHIKTSRSLHIMCQIPVFCWIAATVLEHMLTTEQRGELPKTMTDLFSHFLLVQTKRKKNKYDEGHETSRQELTEADREVLLKLGRLAFEQLEKGNIMFYQEDLEHCGLDVTEALVYSGVCTEIFKRESVIFQKTVYCFVHLSVQEFLAAVYMFHCFTNRKTQVMKDFGWNQDEEHDESDLSSPEDENEDDDDDDDDDDGQYSDSDSDPSLDVFLRRAIKKSLQSKNGHLDLFVRFLHGLSLESNQRLLGGLLGQTENSPEIIQRAINNLKDIRMHRISPDRNINIFHCLMEMNDHSVHQEIQEFLKSENRSEKFLSEIHCSALAYMLQMSEEVLDELDLDKYNTSAAGRRRLIPAVRNCRKARFNNCGLLEIHCEVVASALKSNPSHLTELDLSDNWFLEDSGVKILSCGLESPNCRLETLRLRYCRLTWISCALLILALKSNPSHLRELDLSYNDLYDSGVKELCGFLQSPDCRLETLGLMNCSLSEISCSSLVSALKSNPSHLKGLEMSLNKLQDSGVKELCGFLQSPDCRLETLRLMDCSFSGISCSSLASALRSNPSHLRELDLSRNEKLQDSDMKELCDLLESPDCRLETLRVDGREIKASKDKTCHSVKLDPNTADAKPDVSEDDTKKLDVSENDMKKPDVSENDMNLMKPPSSFTPELQTESARVSYRFRCPGPGGFQCTSTGLVFVVDKEAELLYRTVQWDNSLLQTAGKTPAGPLFNIQCPEAAVCELHLPHCETKDALIHEGLLLVIHVTEDGMSFLNPLEITDTHVIVKVPHLSSFGLVWVSEMLGRLWNYMKPVSGHVFLFLRPPNPKTQKQNLNVFLLPSNVPLQEVRTKQQNSLFIEVPSYCRLIINHSYTVHCVKAHKVQPKKIEFDLDVGPNYLPTFQIRLPTNIEEATVTVRDQTDTDVWESEVDVSGQADMSVPAAAGTLSVPAAAGTLSVPAAAAGTLSVPAAAGILSVPAEKMLKSVRTQFISRVSEPVLQKLLDKLLERGVITDDEMDLSGTASRADKARVVMDTVRRKGSEASLALISALCEEDRCLSAELNLT